CAAGACATACGATTTCAGTACTCGTAAATGACCAGCCAGGTGTGCTTCAGCGGGTGTCAGGCTTGTTCGGTCGCCGTGGATTTAATATTGAGAGTATTACAGTCGGCCAGTCCGAAGAGGTTGGATTATCCCGGATGGTTATCGTTACTCTTGGCGACCAGCATACCCTTGAACAAATCGAGAAGCAGCTCTATAAGCTAATTGATGTTATCAAAGTTGTTGATCTTGGAGCTAAGCCTATGGTTGCACGCGAGCTGGCTCTGATTAAAGTGAATGCTGATCCAAGTGAGCGTCCGGAAATTTTGGGTGTAGTTGAGACTTTCCGTGCTTCAGTTGTCGATATCGGCAGCACCACTATACTGGTGCAGGTAGTTGGGGAGACACAGAAGATTGACGCGATGATCGAGCTATTGAAGCCTTATGGAATCAGAGAGCTGTCTCGCACAGGTGTTACGGCTATGGTACGTGGCAACTCTTAAATAGTTTATTTTGCGACTTTAACGGATTACTGCTTGATTGCATTAATCTGATATGATATGAATGACATTCCCGCTAAAGAGCGGGAGCTTGAGGAGCAGCTTGATCTAATCGACGAATCCAGTTCTCTTGAAGCACCCGCTCTTTATGATGGGTCTCAAATTAAAGGAGGATATTGACAATGGCAGTTACAACGTACTATGAACAGGATGCAGAACTTAGTGTATTAAAAGGAAAGACAATTGCGGTAATCGGGTACGGTAGCCAAGGACATGCCCAAGCACAAAACCTACGTGACAGTGGTCTTCAAGTTGTCATCGGTCTTCGTGAAGGTAAATCTTTTGAAACTGCGAAAAATGACGGTTTTGAAGTATTGCCAGTAGCTGAAGCAGTATCCCGTGCAGATGTTGTGCAAATCTTAATGCCAGATGAAACTCAAGCATCCGTATATAAAAATGAAGTGGAACCAAACCTCAAAAAAGGCGCAGCTTTGATGTTCTCCCACGGCTTTAACGTACACTTTGGACAAATCGTTGCTCCTAAAGATGCGGACGTGCTACTCGTAGCACCAAAATCTCCAGGTCACATGGTTCGTCGTACTTATGTTGAAGGCTTCGGCGTTCCTGGCTTGATTGCTATCGAACAAGATGCAACAGGTAAAGCGAAAGAAATCGGTCTTGCTTATGCAAAAGGTATTGGTTGTACACGTGCAGGAGTTATCGAAACTTCTTTCCGCGAAGAAACCGAAACCGACTTGTTCGGCGAACAAGCAGTACTTTGTGGTGGTGTATCCGCACTGATCAAAGCTGGATTCGAAACTTTGACAGAAGCAGGCTATGCTCCTGAAATGGCTTACTTCGAATGTCTGCACGAATTGAAACTGATCGTTGACATGGTATACGAAGGCGGATTGTCCAGCATGCGCGATTCCATCAGTAACACTGCGGAATATGGTGACTATGTAACTGGACCACGCATTGTAACTGAAGATACTAAAAAAGCAATGAAAGCTGTTCTGACAGATATTCAAGAAGGTAAATTCGCTCGTGACTTTATCCTTGAGAACCAATCCGGACGTGCTTTCCTTACCGCTACTCGCCGCAACGAAGCTGCTCACCCAGTAGAAGTTGTAGGTAGCCAATTGCGTGAAATGATGCACTGGATTAAGAAATAATCATATTCATACTTATGATTAAATAGTGTTACCTTCAAATGCGGCCGTGACTTTGCGAGCCGCATTTGAGAGTTTCAGCACAATCTTTGGGAGGTGCTTAGCATGCGGAAAATTTATGTGTTCGATACGACACTGCGAGATGGAGAGCAGTCACCAGGTGTGAACCTCAACACGCGTGAGAAAGTGGAGATCGCTTACCAGTTAGAGAAGCTGGGAATTGATCGCATGGAAGCGGGTTTTCCTGCAGCTTCTCCAGGTGATCTAGCTTCTGTTAATGCGGTGGCAAGAGCTGTGAAGAACGTCACGGTAATCGGCCTTTCTCGTTCTAGAGAGACAGATATTGATGCTGTAAAAGAAGCACTACAGGGAGCGCAGGACCCTTGTATTCATATTTTTCTAGCTACATCTCCTATTCACCGGCAGCATAAGCTGCGGATGGATAAGGCTCAGGTGTTGGAAACTGCACAGTCTGCTATCCGATACGCTAAGAAATATTTCCCTAAGCTCGAGTTTTCATTAGAAGACGCGGGCCGTACGGAGTATGATTTCATGGCTGAAATGGTCGGCATGGCTATCCGGGAAGGGGCTAATGTTGTTAATATCCCGGATACTGTAGGTTACTTGAATCCTTCGGAGTACGGAGCTATCTTTAAATATCTAAAAGAGAATGTGCCTGATATTGAACGCGTACAGCTTAGTGCTCATTGTCATAACGATCTTGGCATGGCTACAGCAAATACGCTGGCTGCGATTCAGAATGGTGCAGATCAGATCGAAGGAACGATCAACGGTATCGGTGAACGTGCCGGGAACACAGCGATTGAAGAAGTGGCATTGGCGCTGGAGACACGCGCTGAATTCTTTGGCGCTAAAACTTCGTTAACGTTGTCCGAGATTTCTCGCACAAGTCGCTTGGTCAGCAAGTTGACAGGTATGGTAGTCCCAGGGAATAAGGCGATTGTAGGAGCTAATGCATTTGCTCATGAATCGGGTATTCACCAGGACGGAATGCTGAAAGAGAAAACCACTTATGAGATCATGACACCGGAGACCATTGGACTTAAAGAGAGCAAACTGGTACTTGGTAAGCACTCTGGACGCCATGCTTTCCGCGATAAGCTAAGTGATCTAGGGTATGATTTATCTGAAGAAGAGCTTAATACAGCTTTTTCAAGGTTTAAAGACTTGGCGGATAAGAAAAAAGAAGTGTCGGATGAAGATATTTTGGCATTAATTGAAGAGAAACTAATTGATACGCCAGAAGTATTCAGACTTCAGACGATTTACGTTACTTACGGTAATAAAGCTGTTCCAACTGCTAAGGTGATTATCGATGGTCCGGAAGCGGAGCCTATTGTAGCAGAGGCAGAAGGCAATGGTTCTGTAGATGCCATCTACAATGCTATTGATAAAGCCACGGGTGAGGAAGTTACCCTTGGGGACTATTCCATTAAATCCGTTTCCCGTGGTAAAGATGCACAGGGCGAGGTTCATGTAGTACTGTCGCAGGGTGAAGTTGCTGCACAGGGCCGTGGACTTAGTACTGATATTCTGGAAGCGAGTGCCCGTGCTTATATTGATGCGCTTAACAAGCTTCTAGAGAAGCGTAAAACTTACACCAAACGTGACCACGCAAGTATATAAGTGAAATTATATTGTGCAGAAATTTACTAATACTTAGAGGAAGCCCTGACAGTGAACTCACTGTCAGGGCTTTTTTGTTATTCAAAAAATTTGCTAATTGAGCCAATTCTGGCGAAATTTCAGATCTGTTCAGAAATTGTTCATGTCGGCAAATTACAATCGAAGGGAGATTATTGAAGTATTTGGAGAACAAACAACTTAGAAATAGTCGAGTAAGTACTTTTATAGGAAGAAGGAGGACTTTCGTTTTATGTGGAAAAAGAAAATTGGTTTATGGATGGTAGTAATACTTCTTAGTACGCAGTTTTTCAATGCTTTTGGCTTCGATTCTCAGGTCAAAGCAAAGGCGATTGAGAACAGTGCTAATATCATTACAAGTGTGACGATGTCTGTATATGAGAATGGGGTACAGGTCACAGATTCTGTTTACAAGCTGAGCTCCACCGTGAAGTTGAACTATAACTGGGCGGTTCCAGATGGAAGTGATTATGTTGCAGGTGATACTTTTACATTTGAACTACCAGAAGGGTTTGTGCTCGAGAAAGACTTTTTGAATAAAAAGATTATGATTGAAGGGCAAGAACTGGGGCATTACGACATTATAAAAGGGAGTCCTAACAAAGTTACCTTAACATTCACCGGTGAAGTCGGAGAATATTTCGATGTCAAAGGTGCAATTGAAGTGGAGACTCGTTTTGACACAACAAAGTTTACGGATACTATACCCTATACGATTAAGTTTCCGATAAATGGTGGTGCAGAGCAGGAGTTTACAGTCCAATTTAAACCTGAGGTTAGTTCTACTATTGACAAAGATGGAGTTGCGGTAGGCACTAATCAAGGAAATTATAATGCCAAACAGATTAAATGGACTGTTGATGTGAACAAAGTTATGGATAGTGTATATGGAGCTGCTGTAACTGATGTAATCCCTACGGGTTTAGCTTTAACTGATATAAGTGATATCAAGGTCAGTAAGCTTAATGTAGCGTTAAACGGTACTGTATCTCCGGGTGCTCCTTTAAACAATAGTCAATATTCTGCAACTCTAGTGGGGAACACCCTAGAGGTAAAGTTTATTACCCCTGATATTAATACACCTATTACGGAAGCATACCGTATTGAATACGTTACGGATGTTATTGATGATACTAAAACCACTTTTGTAAACACGGCAACTTTCAAGGGGAATAATACAGGACCTTTTTCAGATAATGCAAGTGTATCTCTTAATCATGGAGCATTATTGAAGAAATCTTTTCTCAGTTATAATTCCGTGACACAGGACACTTATTGGGCGATTGAGTACAATTATGGTGAAAAATCGATCTCTAAAGCAGATGCCAAATTGTTCGATTATTATACGGACTCTCAACAGTTTGTACCTAGCTCTCTGAAGGTATATAAATTAGATTTCACTAAGTCTAAAGATAATCCTGATAAAGTTTTAGTAACTGACTACACAGTATCTGAGAATACTTTAGCTCCGAAAGCAGGGCTGAAAAATTTCGAATTATCATTTAATAATAATATTTCGAATGCTTACAAGATCGAGTATCAGACCCGGGCGAAAGATCGCATCGAAGAAGCAACAAAGGTTTCAAATACTGTTACTACTATAGTTAATGGTGTTACTAATGACAAGCCTGCGAGCGGGACACTTAATCAAGATATTATCTCCAAGAAGGTTGGACAGGCTAATTACGCTGATAAAACTATAAGCTGGACAATAAAAATTAATAGTGATAAAAAAGTAATGAATAATGTAGTGATTACGGATACCTTCCCTAACAGAGGTTTGAAATTTACTGATGTTGGGTTTGTTATCAAAGATGATAGCGGTAAACTAGTGGACTCTTCTATGTATACTCTTGGTGATTCAAAACCTACAGAAGGTTTTACCGTGAAATTCAACTCATCAATAGATAAGACTTATACAATTACTTACAAAACGTATTTCAATAATGATTGGTTGAAGAATAGTAATGGGACTGTATATGATTGGGTTAAGAACGAAGTGAAATTTTTGAATAGAGCTTCTGTTGTATGGAATGACCCGTCCAAACCTACAGAAACGAAAACCATCACGGTTGAGGATACATTCTATCCTGATTCAAAAGCAAAGAATAATGGCTACAAAAACGGTTCCTATGACGCTCAAACCAAAGAGATTTCTTGGGAAATAGGGATTAACTACAATAGCAAAGAGCTTGATAAAGCTGTGCTTGTTGATACGTTAGAAGATAAACAGCAGTTGATAGAGGGATCTATAAAGGTTTATGAACTTTCGATAGAAAGCAGTGGTAACCCTAAAGTAGGAAAAGAAGTCACTGTTACTGCCAGCTCTAATCCCAAACTATATTCTGTAGATTACAATAAAACGACTAAATTGTTGAAAATAAGCTTTAATGAAAAAATTGCTAAGCCTTATTTGATTAAATTCAGCACCAGCTTAAAGGATCAAGTGGTCGAGAATGGAACGATTTACAATACAGCTAAGCTGTCTGACAATGGTGTGCCTGTATCAAAAGATTTGAAAAGTGAAGTTAGCATTCCAAACGGTGGTAAAAATGATCAATATGTTACCAAGTCAGGAGTACAGGACCCTAAAAATGAGACAAAACTAAATTGGACTTTAAAGATCAACTATAACCAATCTCTTGTAGAAGATGCACAAATCATTGATAATCCGGACGCTAATCAAATGTTCTTGCCGGAGTCATTCCGGTTGCTGCCGACAACAATTTTAAAGGATGGCACAGTCAATGAATCTGGTCCAGCACTCATTCAAGGAGCGGACAAGGATTATATGCTTGAATTTACAAAGGATGACAAGACAGGTGCAGAGCAATTTAAATTGAAGTTCAATAAAACGATTGAGAAACCTTTTATTTTGAAGTATGACTCTATAATTTTAGAGGCGAAAAATGGTGGGAAAATTAGTAACTCTGTTAAATTTAGTGGTAATGGATCCCAAACGGAAACCCAATCCAAAGAATCAAGTGTAACTGTAGTATTTTCGGATTCTAGTGGAATTGGACAAGGGACTAGAAAAGAATTAGCTGTCAAGAAAGTAGATGCAGCAGATAATAGTAAAGTTCTTGAAGGAGCTATCTTCAATTTATATCGCGTGTCTGGATCGGAAGAGGTTTTATTTAGCACATCTATTCAGACAGATAAAGACGGTAAAACAGTATTTAAAGATCTCCGGCCTGGTAAATACTTCTTGCAAGAAAAAACGGCACCTATTGGATATATCAAGGATGCAAATAAATATGAGGTGAAATTTAGTTCAACAACAGTTACAGATATGACTGTAACGAATCAAAAGATAGTGACGCCAACAACAGCACCAACAACAGCGCCAACAACAGCACCAACAATAGCGCCAACAACAGCACCAACAACAGCACCAACACCAGCACCAACAACAGCGCCAACAACAGCACCAACAACAGCACCAACAA
This Paenibacillus sp. FSL R5-0345 DNA region includes the following protein-coding sequences:
- the ilvN gene encoding acetolactate synthase small subunit, with product MTVTRHTISVLVNDQPGVLQRVSGLFGRRGFNIESITVGQSEEVGLSRMVIVTLGDQHTLEQIEKQLYKLIDVIKVVDLGAKPMVARELALIKVNADPSERPEILGVVETFRASVVDIGSTTILVQVVGETQKIDAMIELLKPYGIRELSRTGVTAMVRGNS
- the ilvC gene encoding ketol-acid reductoisomerase, which translates into the protein MAVTTYYEQDAELSVLKGKTIAVIGYGSQGHAQAQNLRDSGLQVVIGLREGKSFETAKNDGFEVLPVAEAVSRADVVQILMPDETQASVYKNEVEPNLKKGAALMFSHGFNVHFGQIVAPKDADVLLVAPKSPGHMVRRTYVEGFGVPGLIAIEQDATGKAKEIGLAYAKGIGCTRAGVIETSFREETETDLFGEQAVLCGGVSALIKAGFETLTEAGYAPEMAYFECLHELKLIVDMVYEGGLSSMRDSISNTAEYGDYVTGPRIVTEDTKKAMKAVLTDIQEGKFARDFILENQSGRAFLTATRRNEAAHPVEVVGSQLREMMHWIKK
- a CDS encoding 2-isopropylmalate synthase, translating into MRKIYVFDTTLRDGEQSPGVNLNTREKVEIAYQLEKLGIDRMEAGFPAASPGDLASVNAVARAVKNVTVIGLSRSRETDIDAVKEALQGAQDPCIHIFLATSPIHRQHKLRMDKAQVLETAQSAIRYAKKYFPKLEFSLEDAGRTEYDFMAEMVGMAIREGANVVNIPDTVGYLNPSEYGAIFKYLKENVPDIERVQLSAHCHNDLGMATANTLAAIQNGADQIEGTINGIGERAGNTAIEEVALALETRAEFFGAKTSLTLSEISRTSRLVSKLTGMVVPGNKAIVGANAFAHESGIHQDGMLKEKTTYEIMTPETIGLKESKLVLGKHSGRHAFRDKLSDLGYDLSEEELNTAFSRFKDLADKKKEVSDEDILALIEEKLIDTPEVFRLQTIYVTYGNKAVPTAKVIIDGPEAEPIVAEAEGNGSVDAIYNAIDKATGEEVTLGDYSIKSVSRGKDAQGEVHVVLSQGEVAAQGRGLSTDILEASARAYIDALNKLLEKRKTYTKRDHASI
- a CDS encoding collagen binding domain-containing protein: MWKKKIGLWMVVILLSTQFFNAFGFDSQVKAKAIENSANIITSVTMSVYENGVQVTDSVYKLSSTVKLNYNWAVPDGSDYVAGDTFTFELPEGFVLEKDFLNKKIMIEGQELGHYDIIKGSPNKVTLTFTGEVGEYFDVKGAIEVETRFDTTKFTDTIPYTIKFPINGGAEQEFTVQFKPEVSSTIDKDGVAVGTNQGNYNAKQIKWTVDVNKVMDSVYGAAVTDVIPTGLALTDISDIKVSKLNVALNGTVSPGAPLNNSQYSATLVGNTLEVKFITPDINTPITEAYRIEYVTDVIDDTKTTFVNTATFKGNNTGPFSDNASVSLNHGALLKKSFLSYNSVTQDTYWAIEYNYGEKSISKADAKLFDYYTDSQQFVPSSLKVYKLDFTKSKDNPDKVLVTDYTVSENTLAPKAGLKNFELSFNNNISNAYKIEYQTRAKDRIEEATKVSNTVTTIVNGVTNDKPASGTLNQDIISKKVGQANYADKTISWTIKINSDKKVMNNVVITDTFPNRGLKFTDVGFVIKDDSGKLVDSSMYTLGDSKPTEGFTVKFNSSIDKTYTITYKTYFNNDWLKNSNGTVYDWVKNEVKFLNRASVVWNDPSKPTETKTITVEDTFYPDSKAKNNGYKNGSYDAQTKEISWEIGINYNSKELDKAVLVDTLEDKQQLIEGSIKVYELSIESSGNPKVGKEVTVTASSNPKLYSVDYNKTTKLLKISFNEKIAKPYLIKFSTSLKDQVVENGTIYNTAKLSDNGVPVSKDLKSEVSIPNGGKNDQYVTKSGVQDPKNETKLNWTLKINYNQSLVEDAQIIDNPDANQMFLPESFRLLPTTILKDGTVNESGPALIQGADKDYMLEFTKDDKTGAEQFKLKFNKTIEKPFILKYDSIILEAKNGGKISNSVKFSGNGSQTETQSKESSVTVVFSDSSGIGQGTRKELAVKKVDAADNSKVLEGAIFNLYRVSGSEEVLFSTSIQTDKDGKTVFKDLRPGKYFLQEKTAPIGYIKDANKYEVKFSSTTVTDMTVTNQKIVTPTTAPTTAPTTAPTIAPTTAPTTAPTPAPTTAPTTAPTTAPTTAPTTAPTTAPTPAPTTAPTTAPTTTPTATPTATPTETPVSTVTPTSTPDNPIFPVSTPTSIPGVIVTATPSPTPVVVTPTVTPTVTATPVITAVPTSTPVVPKVTPPVEKLTTDEEVPLEGEIPLGGVPSVGEKPDHGKVTITKDGKWIYTPDPGFIGKDKFTIIVTDENGNEEEIEIEIDVEEVPTGTVKEPGDNSNKPTELPKTGEDSALPIYLVGGGLVLVGFVLARRFKRSN